One genomic window of Branchiostoma floridae strain S238N-H82 chromosome 4, Bfl_VNyyK, whole genome shotgun sequence includes the following:
- the LOC118414344 gene encoding transcription factor Spi-B-like: MAGFPVSLTDLDKFAVEDGIVYQPVSTIVSEIIRDLSPMMQQDGFTFPYTEEEVVTSSEQDSFVELQVLSADSNPMWGCQNKAEPPQFRPVYSPDGYSSDQDVCIPTENTFEAQSRGYRPDEYDSDGMTASGSESPTSSRSGSTSSDEDEDYVPLEISDDEEEAEDDDPSLKWSCRYNPSGFHTRVSPSVSKRRHGQPILWKFLHEMLMDPRYSKHIYWTNQSKGMFKFSSEHKEEIARLWGEKKGNRCVMTYQKMARSLRNYSNQKRYLVKVKRKLQYQFLTDQHMARA; the protein is encoded by the exons ATGGCCGGGTTTCCTGTCAGCCTCACCGATCTGGATAAGTTTGCAGTTGAAGACGGG ATTGTTTACCAGCCTGTCAGCACTATAGTGTCCGAGATTATCCGCGATCTGAGTCCCATGATGCAACAGGACGGCTTCACCTTCCCTTACACTGAGGAAGAagtggtgacgtcatcagaacAGGACAGCTTCGTGGAGCTGCAAG TTTTGTCAGCGGACAGCAATCCCATGTGGGGGTGTCAGAACAAGGCGGAACCTCCCCAGTTCAGACCAGTCTACAGTCCTGACGGCTACAGTTCGGATCAGGACGTCTGCATTCCGACAGAGAACACTTTTGAAGCAcag TCCCGAGGTTACCGACCAGACGAGTACGACAGTGACGGCATGACCGCCAGCGGCAGCGAGTCCCCCACGTCCTCCCGCAGCGGCTCCACAAGCTCCGACGAAGACGAGGACTACGTGCCCCTGGAGATCTCCGACGACGAAGAG GAGGCGGAAGATGACGACCCCTCCCTCAAATGGTCCTGCAGGTACAACCCGAGTGGCTTCCACACCAGAGTCTCCCCCTCTGTCtcaa AGAGAAGACACGGCCAGCCGATCCTGTGGAAGTTTCTGCACGAGATGCTGATGGACCCACGGTACAGCAAGCACATCTACTGGACCAACCAGAGCAAGGGCATGTTCAAGTTCTCCTCAGAACACAAG GAGGAGATTGCCCGGCTGTGGGGTGAGAAGAAAGGGAACCGCTGTGTGATGACGTACCAGAAGATGGCGCGGTCGCTGCGGAACTACTCCAACCAGAAACGCTACCTGGTCAAGGTCAAGAGGAAACTGCAGTACCAGTTCCTCACCGACCAGCACATGGCGAGGGCTTAG